GTTACAAAATGGAAGGTCGTTCCACCTTCCATTGGAATTGATTGTCTCGGATATTTCGTGAGCACGAAAACAGGATGGTGATACGGTGGGTTAGCCCCCCACCATCCTTTCCAATCCTCATTGGGCCAAGGACCTCGAATCGGACCAAACATATTGCGCCCCATTATGGTCGCACCCACCCCTTCATCTGCTTTGGCGGCAAAAGTATCATCGATGCCTGTGGTACCACCTTCATTGCCGAACATTGTTTTAAATGTTCGAGTTGCAAGTGCCCAATCCATGATCGTTATGCCTCCCTCACCAAAGGGATTCTCACGACTTTGATTGGGGGCTGACGTAAATCCGTCCAACGACATTGTGAAAGCTCGAACAACAAGTTTAGCCAAAGTTTCCTCCTGGATAATGTAATTTTGTGCAACCTAACGTACCGGAGCTAAGCTGTGGTAACGTGTAGTTAGTTCCATCTAGAATGTTGCGCGGCCGTGACGGTCGTTCATTTCAGTCTCTTCTGTCTTTCGCGCGGCGCTATGTCAACGGCTGTTTCCGTCAGCGTGAGCCGCCGGTTAGGGCTCATATGTGAAAAGTCTCTAAGGTTGAGAAGTGCTTCTATTTACGTGTGCTTCCTGTATTCCAGGGCAACGACCCCGGATTGAAAGATCTTCGAACCGATGAAATCCAGGCGAAGCCTCTCATGCAACTTCACGGTATCGAAGAGCCGAGGTCCTTTGCCGGCAACAACTGGGTGAACCACGAACTGATACTCGTCAATCAAACCG
The Bacteroidota bacterium genome window above contains:
- a CDS encoding dihydrofolate reductase family protein, producing MAKLVVRAFTMSLDGFTSAPNQSRENPFGEGGITIMDWALATRTFKTMFGNEGGTTGIDDTFAAKADEGVGATIMGRNMFGPIRGPWPNEDWKGWWGANPPYHHPVFVLTKYPRQSIPMEGGTTFHFVTEGIEIALKRAFDAAKGKDVRIGGGATVVRQYLRAGLIDELHLVITPKLLGAGERLFDGSEEVSKRYEYTEFMASEAAAHVRLVKRK
- a CDS encoding dihydrofolate reductase family protein; amino-acid sequence: GLIDEYQFVVHPVVAGKGPRLFDTVKLHERLRLDFIGSKIFQSGVVALEYRKHT